The nucleotide window AGGGCAATCCGCAGACCCGCCTCGGCGCTTGAGCGCTCCATTGCCTCGATCAACCGCTGCACCCTCAAGCCATCCCGGCCCGGCGCGATCAGGCTGTCGGCCCTGCCTTCCACCACATCGACGAAATTCTGGATGATTTCCATGTGCCAGTCATAGGGGAAGGCCATGGGGTCGGCGCCAGCACCGGAAAGGCCCTTCTCGGCAAACTCCTCAACCTTGCCGTCCCGCATGTGGATGGTCAGGCTGCCGCCTTCCAGCGTTGCCGAGCCGAGCGTACCGTCGACCCGGATGGTCTCGGCCGATCCGGGGAAGCTGGCCGTGGTGGCGCAGATGGACCCAACGGCACCGGACTCGAAAAGCACACCGGCACTGGCGAAATCCTCGGCTTCCATGGCGTGCAGCTGGGTGGTGGTCAACATGGCCTGTACCGCCTTGACCGGCCCGAGCAGATGCAGCATCAGGTCGAGAACGTGAATGGCCTGCGTGATCAGCACGCCGCCGCCATCCTGTTCGTAGGTGCCACGCCCCGGCTGGTCGTAATAGTCCTGTGGGCGCCACCAGGGAACATCGATACGCACCATGGCGATATCACCAAGCTGGCCG belongs to uncultured Cohaesibacter sp. and includes:
- a CDS encoding Gfo/Idh/MocA family oxidoreductase: MKLAVIGLGMAARAHVAALESLHESVELTGLYMRNKTRRDSAAEAMQVNAFPSLQAIADDPETEAVLVLTPPDSRKEIVSLMAAAGKHILMEKPLERTLSAATELVEIAEQAGILLGTVFQHRARQGARRLKGLLDSGQLGDIAMVRIDVPWWRPQDYYDQPGRGTYEQDGGGVLITQAIHVLDLMLHLLGPVKAVQAMLTTTQLHAMEAEDFASAGVLFESGAVGSICATTASFPGSAETIRVDGTLGSATLEGGSLTIHMRDGKVEEFAEKGLSGAGADPMAFPYDWHMEIIQNFVDVVEGRADSLIAPGRDGLRVQRLIEAMERSSAEAGLRIALDSF